A genomic region of Zea mays cultivar B73 chromosome 6, Zm-B73-REFERENCE-NAM-5.0, whole genome shotgun sequence contains the following coding sequences:
- the LOC103629636 gene encoding myb-like DNA-binding protein myb-1 — translation MARSSGGGLKKGPWTKAEDKLLRDHVERNGEGNWNAVRRETELQRCGKSCRLRWTNHLRPSLRKGPFSTEEERTILVLHGLIGKKWATIASHLPGRTDNEIKNYWNTRVKRRQRARLPLYQPDVEQEIARLREENVNPLADDDGRANTNAGLPPPPDLPRLYDSGYQLVLPPTTSHSSLINQDCPLQDQMQVFHVHHIGSQQPAFHQDVSAAAFSNTVSSGLPPLPTVRTQADLPPTNQFKTCSGGTSGLLEPMLMIGDEQLLMRPDPSMVKVPSMPALSYRQLAVSGLLPAYGAGSDGDFTPHCPLGEDIHHGATWDFTFGNQTDAFTEEFVKPAKRRRTSEVGIVNMFPVAPPEDRLGTYYGVSAAPSSSPVTDDRFTVASPWSWFGTCGGSTTPSTGPSSVVADDEFTVAPPGDCFGTCGGSTVPLTGPSSAVVDDEFDYLDIEQFMWAVPPSIDDEHDSDA, via the exons ATGGCGAGGAGCAGCGGCGGCGGGCTGAAGAAGGGGCCGTGGACGAAGGCGGAGGACAAGCTGCTGAGGGACCACGTGGAGCGGAACGGCGAGGGCAACTGGAACGCCGTGCGCCGGGAGACGGAGCTGCAGCGCTGCGGCAAGAGCTGCCGCCTCCGGTGGACCAACCACCTCCGCCCCAGCCTCCGCAAGGGCCCCTTCTCCACCGAGGAGGAGCGCACGATCCTCGTCCTCCACGGCCTCATCGGCAAGAAGTGGGCGACCATCGCCTCGCAT CTCCCTGGGAGGACGGACAACGAGATCAAGAACTACTGGAACACGCGCGTGAAGCGCCGGCAGCGCGCGCGCTTGCCGCTCTACCAGCCGGACGTCGAGCAGGAGATCGCGCGGCTACGCGAGGAGAACGTCAACCCGCTCGCCGACGATGATGGCCGCGCCAACACCAATGCCGGCCTCCCGCCGCCGCCGGACCTCCCGCGCCTCTACGACTCCGGCTACCAGTTAGTGCTGCCGCCCACGACGTCGCACTCGTCGCTGATCAACCAGGACTGCCCGCTCCAGGACCAGATGCAGGTGTTCCACGTCCACCACATCGGCAGCCAGCAGCCGGCGTTCCACCAGGACGTCAGTGCGGCGGCGTTCAGCAACACCGTCTCCTCCGGCCTGCCGCCGCTGCCGACCGTCAGAACGCAGGCGGATCTCCCTCCGACGAACCAATTCAAGACCTGCAGCGGCGGCACTAGTGGGCTGCTGGAGCCGATGCTGATGATCGGCGACGAACAACTGCTGATGCGGCCCGACCCGAGCATGGTCAAGGTCCCTTCCATGCCCGCGCTCTCCTATCGCCAGCTGGCCGTGTCCGGTCTGCTGCCCGCTTACGGCGCCGGGAGCGACGGCGACTTCACCCCGCACTGCCCTCTGGGAGAGGACATCCACCATGGCGCGACATGGGACTTCACCTTCG GAAACCAAACCGATGCGTTTACAGAAGAGTTCGTGAAGCCGGCGAAGAGGAGGAGGACGAGCGAGGTGGGGATCGTCAACATGTTCCCTGTTGCCCCACCGGAGGATAGGCTCGGCACCTACTACGGTGTGTCGGCGGCACCATCGTCGTCGCCCGTCACCGACGACAGGTTCACCGTCGCCTCGCCGTGGAGTTGGTTCGGCACCTGTGGTGGGTCGACGACACCGTCGACGGGGCCGTCGTCGGTCGTCGCCGACGACGAGTTCACCGTCGCCCCGCCAGGGGATTGCTTCGGCACATGCGGTGGGTCAACGGTACCGTTGACGGGGCCATCGTCGGCCGTCGTCGACGACGAGTTCGACTACCTGGATATCGAGCAGTTCATGTGGGCTGTACCACCGTCCATTGATGACGAGCACGACTCGGATGCATAA